The following are from one region of the Aspergillus chevalieri M1 DNA, chromosome 1, nearly complete sequence genome:
- a CDS encoding uncharacterized protein (COG:B;~EggNog:ENOG410PMG6;~InterPro:IPR009071,IPR036910;~PFAM:PF00505,PF09011) yields MAPKEDNKATVTVNIDEFTRTRDSVLVSLTQLNSAVADLSRAYINHANTVLGRKPEDFDLGIINSGITNALYQNGIITRPSSPGAKSEAGGDKKKRKRHHDPNAPKRALTPYFLYMQHNRPQIQKELGGDGVKPKDVAEEGTRRWGNMSDAEKSVWKKIYLENLEKYRQQMDEYKAQKEQKAHEHDQAASSQLQQEAIAEPSQAGSDDETDQSEEEEGEEETPHQAQAESEPEEATPEPPKQPSPPRSSKQRRRSDAAKTSKAAEESPVAAKSPEKKKRTSARKEKEQEPPASTRKTTETKRPRKKRKSDAGDE; encoded by the exons GTCCTCGTTAGCCTGACGCAACTCAACTCCGCAGTCGCAGACTTGTCGCGCGCCTACATTAACCACGCCAATACCGTCCTGGGTCGCAAGCCCGAGGACTTCGACCTGGGCATTATTAACAGCGGCATCACCAACGCCCTGTACCAAAATGGCATAATCACCCGTCCCTCCAGCCCCGGCGCCAAGTCCGAGGCTGGCGGTgacaagaagaagcgcaagcgtCACCACGACCCTAACGCCCCTAAGCGGGCCTTGACCCCGTACTTCTTGTACATGCAGCACAACCGGCCGCAGATCCAGAAGGAGCTCGGCGGTGACGGCGTCAAGCCCAAGGATGTTGCTGAAGAGGGTACTCGTCGTTGGGGGAACATGAGTGATGCTGAGAAATCT GTCTGGAAGAAAATCTATCTAGAGAATCTCGAAAAGTACCGCCAGCAAATGGATGAGTACAAGGCTCAGAAGGAGCAAAAGGCCCATGAGCATGACCAAGCGGCCAGCTCCCAGCTGCAGCAGGAGGCTATTGCCGAGCCGTCGCAGGCCGGTTCAGATGACGAGACTGATCAgtccgaggaggaagagggcgaAGAGGAAACCCCTCACCAGGCCCAGGCCGAGTCCGAGCCCGAGGAGGCTACTCCTGAACCCCCCAAGCAGCCATCGCCCCCGCGCAGTAGCAAGCAGCGTCGTCGCAGCGATGCCGCCAAGACCTCCAAAGCGGCTGAGGAGTCTCCCGTTGCGGCCAAGTCccccgagaagaagaagcgcacCAGTGCTcgcaaggagaaggagcaaGAGCCTCCTGCTTCTACTCGCAAGACTACCGAGACCAAGCGTCctcggaagaagagaaagagcgaTGCCGGCGACGAGTAA